A window of the Hypomesus transpacificus isolate Combined female chromosome 22, fHypTra1, whole genome shotgun sequence genome harbors these coding sequences:
- the LOC124484819 gene encoding uncharacterized protein LOC124484819: protein MISAYTADNASVNYGKNNSVYQKLKAENSGIIKANCMAHIVHNCAKHAGDMLNIDIESVVNKIFSHFSVSAKRTEELKAVFAFVEEDYHAVRRHVPTRWLSLWPAVQRLHNSWAAIKSYFLSLGESECPKVLWKLLKSDQDGEGHPIELQAYLAFLNNILKVFHDVVLLLEGQDGTICELYDIMQTLKTKLNQRQIDSFFGMETSAIVQQFPDQKAASIKEDMSNFYQTALNYLEKWYDFNNTNYQKKVACLSLKNSFTFTQLSDAVEALHIGGKLDMDELYEEYCVTLPRQPEIVQRRAPVVEKWSTFLKSTKTPNLTAVASFVFSIPITNASVERVFSLMTAAWTDQRNRCSVELIKSEIQVKTNFEYSCKEFYSYALKQKALLEAASSSKKYKAKKII from the coding sequence ATGATTTCAGCTTACACTGCAGACAATGCTAGTGTGAACTATGGGAAAAACAACTCGGTTTACCAAAAGTTAAAGGCAGAAAATAGTGGCATCATCAAGGCAAACTGTATGGCCCACATAGTGCACAACTGTGCAAAGCATGCTGGAGACATGCTGAACATTGACATTGAATCTGTAGTCAACAAAATATTCAGCCACTTTTCAGTCTCAGCAAAGCGCACAGAGGAATTAAAAGCAGTGTTCGCCTTTGTGGAGGAAGACTATCATGCTGTACGGCGACATGTACCAACAAGGTGGTTAAGTCTGTGGCCTGCTGTCCAGAGGCTACATAACAGCTGGGCAGCTATCAAGAGCTACTTCTTGTcgctgggagagagtgagtgcccAAAAGTACTGTGGAAGCTCTTAAAATCAGATCAGGATGGTGAGGGGCATCCCATTGAGCTGCAGGCCTACCTGGCTTTCCTCAACAACATACTCAAGGTGTTCCATGACGTTGTGCTGCTGTTGGAGGGACAGGATGGGACCATCTGTGAGCTCTATGACATCATGCAGACCCTCAAGACCAAGCTCAATCAGCGACAGATCGATTCCTTCTTTGGAATGGAGACCAGTGCGATTGTCCAACAGTTTCCGGACCAAAAGGCAGCATCAATCAAAGAGGATATGTCCAACTTCTACCAGACAGCACTCAACTACCTGGAAAAATGGTATGACTTCAACAACACCAACTATCAGAAGAAAGTTGCCTGCTTGTCACTGAAGAACAGCTTTACATTCACCCAGCTCAGTGATGCCGTGGAGGCCCTACATATAGGGGGGAAACTGGACATGGACGAACTCTACGAGGAGTACTGTGTGACTCTGCCACGCCAGCCGGAAATTGTGCAGAGAAGAGCTCCTGTTGTGGAGAAGTGGTCGACCTTTCTCAAAAGCACGAAGACACCAAACCTGACTGCAGTTGCCTCCTTTGTCTTCAGCATCCCAATAACCAACGCATCTGTAGAGAGAGTGTTTTCCCtgatgactgcagcctggaccgaCCAGAGGAACCGTTGCTCTGTGGAGCTCATCAAGAGTGAAATTCAAGTCAAGACCAACTTTGAATACAGTTGTAAGGAATTCTACAGTTATGCACTTAAGCAGAAAGCCTTATTAGAAGCTGCAAGCTCAAGCAAGAAGTATAAAGCCAAGAAGATCATCTAA